TGCAGATCTTCAGCAACCTGGGGATTGGCTCGGCGGCGACCATCCTCAACATCGTGGTGATCTCGGCGGCGGTCTCGGCCATCAACAGTGACATCTTCGGCGCAGGCCGCATGATGTACGGCCTGGCCCAGCAAGGGCAGGCCCCCAAGGGCTTTGCGCAACTGTCGCGTCACGGTGTGCCGTGGATGACCGTGGTGGTGATGGGCGCTGCGCTATTGGGCGGTGTGGTGTTGAACTACCTGATCCCGGAAAACGTGTTCCTGGTGATCGCCTCGATTGCCACCTTCGCCACCGTCTGGGTATGGCTGATGATCCTGGTCACGCAGGTGGCGATGCGCCGCTCGATGAGCAAGGAACAGATCGCCGAGCTGAAATTCCCGGTACCGTTCTGGCCCTATGCGCCGGCGGCGGCCATTGTGTTCATGCTGTTTATTTTTGGCGTACTGGGCTACTTCCCGGACACCCAGGCCGCGCTGATGGTGGGCGCCGTGTGGATCGTGTTGCTGGTCCTCGCCTACCTGCTGTGGGTCAAGCCCGCAGCCGGGCAAGCGGCCAAGGTCCATTACGACCCGGCTTTGTCTCACCGATAACTTAGGGAGGCGTTGATGAAAACGCTTTGGCAACACTGCCACATCGCAACCATGGCCCAGGGCGAGTACTCGATCATCGAGGATGGCGCGATAGTCACGGCCGGTACGCTGATCGAGTGGATCGGCCCCCGGGCCAAGCTGCCGCGTGGTGACTACACGCACACCCATGACTTGCAGGGCGCGTGGGTCACTCCAGGGCTGATCGACTGCCATACCCACACGGTATTTGGCGGTAACCGCAGCGGTGAATTCGAGCAGCGCTTGCAGGGCGTGAGCTACGCCGAGATCGCCGCAGCCGGTGGTGGCATTGCCAGCACCGTGCGTGCCACCCGTGCAGCGACCGAAGACGAGCTGTTCGACAGCAGCCGCAAGCGCCTGCGCAGTTTGCTGCGCGATGGCGTGACCACCGTGGAGATCAAGTCCGGCTACGGCCTGGACCTGGCCAACGAGCGCAAGATGCTGCGCGTGGCCCGGCGCCTGGGCCAGGAGCTGCCGGTCAGCGTGCGTGCCACGTGCCTGGCGGCCCATGCGTTGCCGCCGGAGTACAAGGACCGCGCGGACGACTACATCGAGCATATCTGCAACGAAATGCTGCCGGCCCTGGCCGCTGAAGGGTTGGTGGATGCCGTGGATGCGTTTTGCGAATACCTGGCGTTTTCCACCGAGCAGGTCGAGCGCGTATTCAAAGTCGCGCAACGCTTGGGCTTGCCGGTCAAGCTGCACGCCGAGCAACTGTCGTCGTTGCACGGTTCGAGCCTGGCGGCGCGGTATCAGGCGTTGTCGGCGGACCACCTGGAATTCATGACCGAAGAAGACGCCATCGCCATGGCCGCCTCCGGCACTGTCGCCGTGCTATTGCCAGGGGCGTTCTACTTCCTGCGTGAAACCCAGTTGCCGCCGATGGACGCCTTGCGCAAGCACGGGGTGAAGATCGCGATTGCCAGCGACCTCAACCCTGGCACTTCGCCGGCCTTATCCGTACGCCTGATGCTGAACATGGCTTGCACCTTGTTCCGCATGACCCCGGAAGAAGCCCTGGCCGGCGCCACCCGGCATGCCGCCACGGCGCTGGGTATGGGCGATACCCATGGTTCGCTGGAGGTGGGCAAGGTCGCGGACTTTGTCGCCTGGCAGATCGATCGTCCCGCCGACCTGGCCTACTGGCTGGGCGGCGAGCTGGATAAACGCGTCGTGCGCCACGGCGTTGACGTCACTGTGTAAGGAGTCGCGTTGTGGACAAGGTTCTGAACTTCAAACAAGGCAGCACACCGCTGCTGATCAGCATGCCCCACGCTGGGTTGCGCCTGACGCCTGCGGTGGCGGCGGGCTTGATCCCCGAGGCACAAAGCCTGCCGGATACCGACTGGCATATCCCCACGCTGTACGATTTTGCGGCAGAGCTGGGGGCCAGCACCCTGGCGGCCGAGTATTCGCGGTTTGTCATCGACCTGAACCGGCCATCTGACGACAAGCCGCTGTATGCCGGCGCGACCACCGGCCTGTTTCCTGCGACGTTGTTTGAGGGTGTGCCGTTGTTTATCGAAGGCAAGGAGCCGTCGAAGGCGGAGCGGGCGACCTACCTGGAGCAGATCTGGATGCCTTATCACCAGACCCTGCAGCGCGAACTGGCGCGGCTCAAGGCCGAGTTCGGCTACGCGCTGCTGTTCGACGCGCATTCTATTCGCTCGGTCATCCCCCACCTGTTCGACGGCAGGCTGCCGGACTTCAACCTCGGCACCTTCAATGGCGCCGCCTGCGATCCTGGATTGGCCAGCCAGTTGGAAGCCATCTGCGCGGCGCACCCGCAGTACAGCCATGTGCTGAACGGGCGCTTCAAGGGCGGGCACATCACCCGGCACTACGGCAACCCGGCGCAGGATATTCATGCGGTGCAACTGGAGTTGGGGCAGTGCACGTATATGGAGGAGTTTGAGCCGTTTCGCTATCGGGCGGATTTGGCCGAGCCGACGCGGGTGGTGTTGAAGCAGTTGTTGCAAGGATTTCTGGCCTGGGGCCAGAAGCACTCCACCTGAGTCAACGAGAATCAAACTGTGGGAGCGGGCTTGCTCGCGAAAGCAGAGGAACAGTCAGATATTTATCAACTGACCCACCGCTTTCGCGAGCAAGCCCGCTCCCACATTGGGTTCCGTGAATCTTCCTGGCGGATCGCTGACACAGGTCTAAGTCCTCAAGGACATGCTCATTGCACAATTCGGGTTTATGATGCCAGACGGCAAAATAATAGACGTCCCCCCAGGGATGGAACCGACCCCTTACGGAGCGCGCAATGCAGACTTTGTTCCCGCAGATCAAACCCTACGCCCGGCACGATCTGGCCGTCGATGAAACCCACACGCTGTATGTCGACGAAAGTGGTTCCCCGCAAGGTTTGCCCGTTGTCTTCATCCACGGCGGCCCCGGCGCCGGCTGCGATGCCAACAGCCGTTGCTATTTCGATCCCAACCTGTACCGCATCGTCACCTTCGACCAACGTGGTTGCGGGCGCTCCACGCCACGGGCCAACCTGGAAAACAACACCACTTGGGATCTGGTCGCCGACCTTGAGCGCATTCGCGAGCACCTGGGTATTGAAAAATGGGTGCTGTTCGGCGGCTCCTGGGGCTCGACCCTGGCCCTGGCCTATGCGCAAACCCACCCCGAGCGTGTGCTTGGCCTGATCGTGCGCGGCATCTTCCTGGCCCGCCCCCAGGATATCCAATGGTTCTACCAGGCTGGCGCGAGCCGTCTGTTCCCCGATTACTGGCAGGACTACATTGCGCCAATCCCTGTGGAAGAACGCCACGACATGATCAGCGCCTATCACAAGCGCCTGACCGGTAACGATCAGATCGCCCAGATGCATGCCGCCAAGGCCTGGTCCACCTGGGAAGGCCGTATGCTGGGCCTGTGCCCCAACCCGCAGTTGATCGAGCGTTTCTCCGAGCCCCAGCGCGCCCTGTCGATTGCGCGTATCGAGTGCCACTACTTCACCAATAATTCCTTCCTCGAGCCCGACCAGCTGATTCGCGATATGCACAAGATCGCTCATCTGCCTGGCGTCATCGTGCATGGCCGCTACGATATGATCTGCCCGCTGGACAACGCCTGGGAATTGCATCAAGCCTGGCCGAACAGCGAATTGCAGGTGATCCGCGAGGCTGGTCATTCTGCCGCGGAGCCTGGAATCACGGACGCACTGGTGCGAGCAACCAACGAGATGGCACGGCGCCTGCTTGATCTGCCGCCAGAAGAAGCATGAAGGGGCTTTTACAACGGGTGCGTGGCGCCCGGGTCGAGGTGGCAGGCGAAGTGGTGGGGGCGATAGACCAGGGTTTGCTGGTGCTGGTGGCTGTCGAACCTTCAGATACCGCGGCCAGTGCCGACAAGTTGTTACATAAGCTGCTTAACTATCGGGTGTTCAGTGACGACGAGGGCAAGATGAACTTGTCGTTGAAGGATATTGGCGGTGGTTTGCTGCTGGTGTCTCAGTTCACCCTGGCGGCCGATACCAAGAGCGGCTTGCGTCCCAGCTTCTCCACGGCGGCACCTCCGGCGTTGGGTGAAGCGCTTTTCGAGCACTTGCTGCTACAAGCGCAACAATTGCATGGCACGGTGGCATCGGGGCGTTTTGGTGCGGATATGCAGGTGCATCTGGTCAATGACGGGCCCGTCACCTTCCTTTTGCAGACCTGATTGTATGAAAAACGACTTTTAATGCGCAAAAACCCAGGTTTTCGCTACAAATACTTCGCTGCCCCTGCTGCGTTATCTCACGGGCTACTAGATAATCGCGCGCTACGGGGATCAGCGTAAATTGGTCCAATTTTGATTTAGGTAGAGACTTGTCCGCTTGCCGATGGGGAATCATTTAGCCCGGTCGGAGTCGGAACAATGCTCGCCAACCTGGCATATAGATAGCTGGCCGTTGGTTTTTTGATCTGTTTTCGGCGAGGGTTGCTCGTGATTGTTAGTCCCTGTAATGCACCAAAATTGTCTGCCAAACGGTTACGAAACGCACTGGTGACGGGCTCCGCCCTGTTTTGCCTGTTCGGCGCGGGTCAACTGTGGGCTTTCAGTCTGGACGATGTATCGGCCAAGGCAAAAGAGCTGGCCGGGCAGAAATACGAAGCCCCGCGCAGCAATCTGCCGAACGAATTCCGCGAAATGAAATTCGCTGACTACCAGAAAATTCGTTTCCGCAATGAAAAAGCCGAGTGGGCCGAGCAGAAAACCCCCTTCAAGCTGTCGTTCTATCACCAGGGCATGCACTTCGACACGCCGGTGAAGATCAACGAAATCACCGCGACCGACGTCCAGGAAATCAAGTACGACCCGACGCGTTTCGATTTCGGTGACGTCAAGTTTGATCCTAAAGCCACCGATCAGCTGGGTTATGCCGGCTTTCGCGTGCTGTACCCGATCAACAAGGACGACAAGCAAGACGAAATCATGACCATGCTCGGCGCCAGCTACTTCCGCGTCGTGGGCAAGGACCAGGTCTATGGCTTGTCCGCCCGTGGCATGGCGATCGATACCGCGCTGCCGTCCGGCGAAGAGTTCCCGCGTTTCACCGAGTTCTGGATCGAGCGTCCAAAGCCGGGTGACAAGCACCTGGTGATCTTTGCCCTGCTGGATTCGCCACGGGCCACCGGTGCCTATCGCCTGATCCTGCGCCCGGGCACCGACACCATTGTTGACGTCAAGTCGCAGATGTTCCTGCGCGACAAGGTCAGCAAACTGGGGGTTGCCCCGCTGACCAGCATGTTCCTGTTCGGCGCCAACCAGCCGTCCAAGGTCCTCAACTACCGTCGTGAACTGCACGACTCCAGCGGTCTGTCGATCCATGCCGGCAACGGCGAGTGGATCTGGCGCCCGCTGAACAACCCAAAACACCTGTCGGTCAGCAACTTCTCGGTAGAAAACCCGCGTGGTTTTGGCCTGTTGCAGCGCGGTCGCAACTTCAGCCAGTACGAAGACCTCGACGACAACTACGACAAGCGCCCAAGCGCCTGGATCGAGCCTGAAGGCGACTGGGGCAAGGGTTCCGTCGACCTGGTAGAGATTCCGACTGCCGATGAAACCAACGACAACATCGTTGCGTTCTGGAGCCCGGCCGAGCTGCCCAAGCCTGGTGAGCCGCTGGATATCGCCTATCGCCTGCACTGGACGCTCAACGACGCACCGTTCCACTCGCCGGACAGTGCCTGGGTCAAGCAGACTCTGCGTTCTACCGGTGATGTGAAACAGTCCAACCTGATCCGTCAACCAGACGGCAGCGTGGCCTATCTGGTGGACTTCGAGGGCCCGTCCCTCAAGGCCTTGAAGCCCGATGCGGCAGTACGCAGCCAGGTCAGCGTCGGTGAAAACGGCGAAGTCGTGGAAAACAGCGTGCGCTACAACCCGCACACCAAAGGCTGGCGCCTGACCCTGCGCTTGAAGATCAAGGACGCAGGCAAGCCGACCGAAATGCGTGCGGCCCTGGTCCAGGACATCGTCAAGCCTGAGCTTGAGCAGGTTTCCACCCAAGTTCTGAAGGCTGACAAAGCCCTGGCCAAGCAACACGAGAAACAGGCCAAGAAAGACGCCAAGGACAAGCAAGACAAGCAGCCAGAAGCTGCCCCAGCCACCCCGGAACCGGTCAAGACAGAACAAGTCCTGACTGAAACCTGGAGCAATCAGTTGCCTGCCGATGAGTAACTCCCAAGTCCAGCCAGAGACTCTTGCCGAGTATCTGGCGCATCTTCCGATGACCGACGAGCAGCGCGCCGAACTGGCGGGCTGCAAGTCCTTCTCCGAACTGCACGAGCGCCTGTCGTCGTCGACCTTTGACGCACCGGTGGACGCCGCGCAGGCGTCGGTTGGCCGCCGCTTGACCCTCAATACGGCCGAAGAGCTCGAAGACGCCGAAATGCTGGTGCTCGACTCCGCTGGCCGGGTTTGCCTCAAGGCCACTCCGCCGATCCGGCGTACCAGGGTGGTGCCCGAGCCTTGGCGTACCAATATCCTGGTACGCGGCTGGCGCCGGCTGACCGGTCGCAGCAACCCACCTGCGCCGCCCAAGGACGAACGCGTGCTGCCGGCTGCGCGCTGGCGCACCGTCGGTTCGATCCGCCGCTATATCCTGCTGGTGCTGATGCTTGGCCAGACGATTGTGGCTGGCTGGTACATGAAAGGCATCATGCCTTACCAGGGCTGGTCCTTCGTCGACTTTGACGAGGTGCGCAACCAGACTCTGCTGCAAACTGCTACCCAGGTACTGCCATACGCCCTGCAAACCAGCATCCTGATCATGTTCGGGATCTTGTTCTGCTGGGTTTCGGCTGGTTTCTGGACTGCGCTGATGGGCTTCCTCGAGCTGCTCACCGGTCACGACAAGTACCGCATCTCCGGCAAAAGCGCCGGCGACGAGCCGATCCCGAAAGAGGCGCGTACCGCGCTGGTCATGCCGATCTGCAACGAAGACGTGCCGCGGGTATTTGCCGGGTTGCGTGCGACCTTTGAGTCGGTGGCCGCTACCGGTGACCTGGATCGTTTCGACTTCTTTGTGCTCAGCGACAGTAACGACGCCGATATCTGCATCGCCGAACAGCAAGCCTGGCTTGATGTGTGCCGCGAAGCCGGTGGCTTTGGCAAGATCTTCTATCGCCGCCGTCGCCGTCGGGTCAAACGCAAGAGCGGTAACCTCGACGACTTCTGCCGTCGCTGGGGCGGTGACTACAAGTACATGGTGGTCCTCGACGCCGACAGCGTGATGAGCGGCGAATGCCTGACCAGCCTGGTGCGCCTGATGGAAGCCACGCCGGACGCCGGGATCATCCAGACCGCGCCACGGGCGTCGGGCATGGACACCCTGTATGCGCGCATGCAGCAGTTCGCTACCCGCGTCTACGGCCCGCTGTTCACCGCCGGCCTGCACTTCTGGCAGTTGGGCGAATCCCACTACTGGGGCCATAACGCGATCATCCGCATGAAGCCGTTTATCGAGCACTGCGCCCTGGCGCCATTGCCGGGTAAAGGTGCGTTCGCCGGTTCCATCCTGTCCCACGACTTTGTTGAAGCCGCGCTGATGCGCCGTGCCGGCTGGGGCGTATGGATTGCCTATGACCTGCCCGGTAGCTACGAAGAACTGCCGCCCAACCTGCTGGACGAACTCAAGCGTGACCGTCGCTGGTGCCACGGTAACCTGATGAACTTCCGCCTGTTCCTGGTCAAGGGCATGCACCCGGTACACCGCGCGGTGTTTCTCACCGGCGTGATGTCCTACCTGTCGGCGCCGTTGTGGTTCCTGTTCCTGGTCCTGTCCACGGCGCTGCTGGCGGTCAACACCCTGATGGAGCCGCAGTACTTCATGGCGCCACGCCAGTTGTACCCGCTGTGGCCACAATGGCATCCGGACAAGGCGGTGGCACTGTTCTCCACCACCATCGTGCTGCTGTTCCTGCCTAAATTGCTGAGCATCATCCTGATCTGGGCCAAGGGCGCGAAAGAGTTTGGTGGCAAGTTCAAGGTGACCTTGTCGATGCTCCTTGAGATGTTGTTCTCCATGCTGCTGGCGCCGGTGCGGATGATTTTCCACACCCGCTTTGTACTCGCCGCGTTCCTCGGCTGGGCCGCGACCTGGAACTCGCCGCAACGTGACGACGACTCCACCCCATGGAGCGAGGCGGTCAAGCGCCACGGCCCGCAGACCTTGCTGGGTTTCTTCTGGGCACTGCTGGTGGTGTGGTTGAACCCAAGCTTCCTGTGGTGGTTGGTGCCGATTGTCGGTTCGTTGATGCTGTCGATCCCGGTCTCGGTGATCTCCAGCCGGGTCAAGCTGGGCCTCAAGTCCCGCGACGAAAGCCTGTTCCTGATCCCCGAGGAATACAATCCGCCGCAGGCGCTGCTGTCGACCGATCGCTACACCCACGAAAACCGTTGGCATGCACTCAATGACGGTTTTGTACGGGCAGTGGTCGATCCGCAGCAGAACGCCCTGGCCTGCGCCCTGGCAACCTCGCGCCATGGCCAGGCGGAGCCGATTGAGTGGCTGCGTACCGATCGCGTACGGCATGCGTTGAAAGTCGGCCCGGCTGGGCTGAACAACAACGAGCGCGTGGCCTTGCTCAGCGACCCGGTGGCCCTGGCCCGCCTGCATGAGCAGGTCTGGAGCGAAGGGCACGCCGAATGGCTTGGTGCTTGGCGCGAGTCGGTCAAGGCCGATCCCCATGCGCCGTTGCTGCCGCTCAAGCCGCTGTCATCCCAGGCTCAACTTGCCTGATTCAGACGCCCCCGAGACCTGTCTCGGGGGCGCTTGATACGCCCGTCCTACAGCACCTGTCGCTTCTTTCTCGACCTTCTAACTTCGATACAAAAGACCCCGGCTCAAGGCGTATTGCCGTGCCTGCCAGTGGGTTAGGATCGCCCCCCAAATCTGTATTGACCGCCTCTGGTTTGCGCTAAACCCGCAACGCCCGGTGCGCGGCTGCTTAATGAAAAAGGGGCTTTTCATGATCAAGGGTTACTGGTCGACACTGCTGTTGGGCATTGTCGTGTTGCTACAAGTGCAGATGGCACAGGCAGGCGCCATCGATGACGCCGTGCGGCGCGGCGTACTGAAAGTAGGGACCGACCCCAACTATGTGCCCTTTGAAATGACTGACAAGCACGGGCGCGTGATTGGCTTTGAAGTCGACCTGCTCGAAGAGATGAGCAATGCCCTGGGGGTGACGCTCGAATGGGTCCCGGTGGCCTATACCGAGCTGATCCCGGGCCTGCTGGCCGGCCGCTTCGACATGATCGGCAGCGGCATGACCGTGACCCAGGAGCGCAACCTGCAATTCAACTTCAGTGATTCATTCATCATTGTCGGCCAGACCGTCCTGCTCCACCCGCGGCTGGCCGGCAAGGTCAGCAGCATTGAAGACTTGAACGAAGCCGACTACCGGATTGCTGCGGCAGACGGCACCACGGGCGAAGCAGCGGCGCGTCGCTTCCTGGGAGCTGCCCAGCTGCGCAGCTTTACCACGGCGGAGGAAGGCGTACGTCAGGTGGTCAGCGGTGAGGTTGATGCGTTTGTCCATGATGCGCCCTATAACCTGATCGCCCTGGCCAAGCCGCAGAACCGCGGGCTGCTGGCCCTGGAACAGCCTTTTACCTATGAACCCCTGGCGTTTGGGGTGAATAAGGGCGATTACGACAGCCTGAATTGGATCAATCACTTCCTTAATCAGATTGCCCAGGACGGCACCTACGATCGGCTGCATGACAAGTGGTTCCGGGACACGGATTGGTTGTCGGAGATCGAGTGACGGTCACAACTGCTTACATAAGTCCTGGAGTCGCACCCTCTGTGGCAAGCCGTCTAACTACGCTTTTCTCCGGCGTTTTGTAGGGTTTTTCTGTCATATCCGCCAACAAATCCCGGCTAGACCTTTGTGCCAGTGGGCGAGTGGGTTAGCATCGCTCCCCGAAGAAATAGTGCAGCCGTTCTAAGGCCTGCATCAAAATAAAATGAGTCAGGGGACTTGGTGATGAAAAAGTATCTTTCGATGCTGATGCTCGGTGTTACAGCCTTGTTGGCAGTCAATACGGCCCAGGCCGGGGCGATTGACGACGCGGTCAAGCGCGGCACTTTGAAAGTCGGCATGGATCCGACCTACATGCCATTCGAGATGACCAACAAGCGCGGCGAAATCATTGGTTTCGAAGTCGACCTGCTCAAAGCGATGGCCAAGTCCATGGGGGTCAAGCTGGAGCTGGTCTCTACCGGTTACGACGGCATCATCCCGGCCTTCCTGACTGGCAAGTTCGACATGATCGGCAGCGGCATGACCCTGACCCAGGAACGCAACCTGCGCCTGAACTTCAGCGAACCGTTCATCGTGGTTGGCCAGACCCTGCTGATCCGCAAGGACCTGGAAGGCACCATCAAGTCCTACAAAGACCTGAATGATGAGAAATATCGCCTGACCTCCAAGCTCGGTACCACCGGCGAGATGGTGGCCAAGAAGCTGATCTCCAAGGCCAAGTACCACGGCTACGACAACGAGCAGGAAGGTGTGCTTGACGTGGTCAACGGCAAGGCCGACGCCTTTGTCTACGACGCGCCGTACAACGTGGTTGCCGAGAAAAAAGTCGGCAATGGCAAGCTGGTGTACCTCGAAGAACCCTTCACCTACGAGCCTCTGGCATTCGGTCTGAAGAAGGGCGACTACGACAGCATCAACTTCATCAACAACTTCCTGCACCAGATCAAGCACGACGGCACCTACGATCGCATCCATGACAAGTGGTTCAAGAGCTCCGAGTGGCTCAAGGACATGGAATAAGCTAGTTGTGGCGAGGGGGCTTGTCCCCCGCTGGGTGGCGAAGCCGCCCCAAAACCAACCCCTGCGGTCTATCTGATACAGCTGGGTAAGCCTTGCAGGGGCGGCTTCGCCACCCAGCGGGGGACAAGCCCCCTCGCCACAGAGGGGCTTGCCCCGACCTTGATGGATGTTGAGCAATGAAACAGAAAAAAGCCCAATGGCCCTGGCACCTGCTGACCGTGCTGGTGCTGGTCGGCATGGCCGGCGCGTTGTACTACGCCACCTCGCTGATGTCCTACGAATGGCGCTGGAACCGCGTGCCGCAATACTTCGCCTACCAGGCTGAAGAGTCCAAGCGGGCGGCGGATATTTCCACCGTGGTTGAGTTGGTGCGCAAGGGCGATGTTGCTGAAGTCACCCTGCGCAATGACGCCGGCGCCGAGCAGCACCTGACGGTTGCCGAAAACAGCCTGCAAGTGGCCCGTGGCGACGATGTGGCCGAAGGCGATGTAATCGGTGTGACCCGGCATTGGGCGCTTGGCCCGTTGATGTGGGGGTTGTGGACCACCCTGTGGCTGTCTCTGGTATCGGGGGTATTGGGCTTGTTCATCGGCCTGGCGACGGGCCTGTGTCGGTTGTCGAATAACCCGACCCTGCGCGATCTGTCGACGATCTACGTCGAACTGGTGCGCGGCACGCCGCTACTGGTACAAATCTTCATTTTCTACTTCTTTATCGGCACGGTACTGAACCTGTCCCGTGAGTTCGCCGGCATCGCCGCGCTGTCGCTGTTTACCGGCGCCTACGTGGCCGAAATCGTGCGGGCGGGCGTGCAGTCGATTGCCCGTGGCCAAGGCGAAGCGGCCCGCTCCCTGGGCTTGAGCGCCAGCCAGTCGATGCGCCACGTGGTGTTGCCGCAGGCCTTCAAACGCGTGTTGCCGCCGTTGGCCGGGCAGTTTATCAGCCTGGTCAAGGACACCTCGCTGGTCTCGGTGATCGCCATTACCGAGCTGCTCAAAAGTGGTCGCGAGGTCATCACCACCTCGTTTTCGCCGTTTGAAATCCTGTTCTGTGTCGCAGGCCTGTACCTGCTGATCAACCTGCCGCTGTCGAAAATGGCCAGTCGGCTTGAGCGGAGGCTCGCGCAAAGTGATTGAAGTCCGCGATCTGGTAAAAGTCTTCGACACCCGTGGGCAGGTGGTCCGCGCCGTGGATCACGTCACCACCCAGGTGGCCAAGGGCGAAGTGCTGGTAGTAATCGGCCCATCTGGCTCTGGTAAGTCGACGTTCCTGCGCTGCCTCAATGGCCTGGAGGAGTTCGACTCAGGCTCGGTGAGCATCGACGGCTTGCAACTGGCCGACCCCAAGACCGATGTGAACGCCTATCGTCGCGAAGTCGGCATGGTGTTCCAGCACTTCAACCTGTTCCCGCACATGACCGTGCTGGAAAACCTGTGCCTGGCACAGAAAGTCGTGCGCAAGCGCGGCAAGAAAGAGCGCGAGGCCAAGGCCCTGGCGTTGCTGGAGAAGGTCGGCATTGCACAGAAAGCCAACGAGTTCCCCTCGCGGCTTTCCGGTGGCCAGCAACAGCGCGTGGCGATTGCCCGGGCGTTGGCCATGGAGCCCAAAGTCATGTTGTTCGACGAGCCTACTTCGGCGCTGGACCCGGAAATGGTCGGCGAAGTGCTGGATGTCATGAAAACCTTGGCCCTGGAAGGCATGACCATGGTCTGCGTCACCCACGAAATGGGCTTTGCCCGGGAAGTGGCGGATCGGGTGTTGTTCTTCGATCACGGCAAACTACTGGAAGACGCAGCGCCC
The Pseudomonas hygromyciniae genome window above contains:
- the pip gene encoding prolyl aminopeptidase, which encodes MQTLFPQIKPYARHDLAVDETHTLYVDESGSPQGLPVVFIHGGPGAGCDANSRCYFDPNLYRIVTFDQRGCGRSTPRANLENNTTWDLVADLERIREHLGIEKWVLFGGSWGSTLALAYAQTHPERVLGLIVRGIFLARPQDIQWFYQAGASRLFPDYWQDYIAPIPVEERHDMISAYHKRLTGNDQIAQMHAAKAWSTWEGRMLGLCPNPQLIERFSEPQRALSIARIECHYFTNNSFLEPDQLIRDMHKIAHLPGVIVHGRYDMICPLDNAWELHQAWPNSELQVIREAGHSAAEPGITDALVRATNEMARRLLDLPPEEA
- a CDS encoding glucan biosynthesis protein G — translated: MIVSPCNAPKLSAKRLRNALVTGSALFCLFGAGQLWAFSLDDVSAKAKELAGQKYEAPRSNLPNEFREMKFADYQKIRFRNEKAEWAEQKTPFKLSFYHQGMHFDTPVKINEITATDVQEIKYDPTRFDFGDVKFDPKATDQLGYAGFRVLYPINKDDKQDEIMTMLGASYFRVVGKDQVYGLSARGMAIDTALPSGEEFPRFTEFWIERPKPGDKHLVIFALLDSPRATGAYRLILRPGTDTIVDVKSQMFLRDKVSKLGVAPLTSMFLFGANQPSKVLNYRRELHDSSGLSIHAGNGEWIWRPLNNPKHLSVSNFSVENPRGFGLLQRGRNFSQYEDLDDNYDKRPSAWIEPEGDWGKGSVDLVEIPTADETNDNIVAFWSPAELPKPGEPLDIAYRLHWTLNDAPFHSPDSAWVKQTLRSTGDVKQSNLIRQPDGSVAYLVDFEGPSLKALKPDAAVRSQVSVGENGEVVENSVRYNPHTKGWRLTLRLKIKDAGKPTEMRAALVQDIVKPELEQVSTQVLKADKALAKQHEKQAKKDAKDKQDKQPEAAPATPEPVKTEQVLTETWSNQLPADE
- the hutG gene encoding N-formylglutamate deformylase; the protein is MDKVLNFKQGSTPLLISMPHAGLRLTPAVAAGLIPEAQSLPDTDWHIPTLYDFAAELGASTLAAEYSRFVIDLNRPSDDKPLYAGATTGLFPATLFEGVPLFIEGKEPSKAERATYLEQIWMPYHQTLQRELARLKAEFGYALLFDAHSIRSVIPHLFDGRLPDFNLGTFNGAACDPGLASQLEAICAAHPQYSHVLNGRFKGGHITRHYGNPAQDIHAVQLELGQCTYMEEFEPFRYRADLAEPTRVVLKQLLQGFLAWGQKHST
- a CDS encoding transporter substrate-binding domain-containing protein, which gives rise to MIKGYWSTLLLGIVVLLQVQMAQAGAIDDAVRRGVLKVGTDPNYVPFEMTDKHGRVIGFEVDLLEEMSNALGVTLEWVPVAYTELIPGLLAGRFDMIGSGMTVTQERNLQFNFSDSFIIVGQTVLLHPRLAGKVSSIEDLNEADYRIAAADGTTGEAAARRFLGAAQLRSFTTAEEGVRQVVSGEVDAFVHDAPYNLIALAKPQNRGLLALEQPFTYEPLAFGVNKGDYDSLNWINHFLNQIAQDGTYDRLHDKWFRDTDWLSEIE
- the dtd gene encoding D-aminoacyl-tRNA deacylase; protein product: MKGLLQRVRGARVEVAGEVVGAIDQGLLVLVAVEPSDTAASADKLLHKLLNYRVFSDDEGKMNLSLKDIGGGLLLVSQFTLAADTKSGLRPSFSTAAPPALGEALFEHLLLQAQQLHGTVASGRFGADMQVHLVNDGPVTFLLQT
- a CDS encoding transporter substrate-binding domain-containing protein, with amino-acid sequence MKKYLSMLMLGVTALLAVNTAQAGAIDDAVKRGTLKVGMDPTYMPFEMTNKRGEIIGFEVDLLKAMAKSMGVKLELVSTGYDGIIPAFLTGKFDMIGSGMTLTQERNLRLNFSEPFIVVGQTLLIRKDLEGTIKSYKDLNDEKYRLTSKLGTTGEMVAKKLISKAKYHGYDNEQEGVLDVVNGKADAFVYDAPYNVVAEKKVGNGKLVYLEEPFTYEPLAFGLKKGDYDSINFINNFLHQIKHDGTYDRIHDKWFKSSEWLKDME
- a CDS encoding amino acid ABC transporter permease; translated protein: MKQKKAQWPWHLLTVLVLVGMAGALYYATSLMSYEWRWNRVPQYFAYQAEESKRAADISTVVELVRKGDVAEVTLRNDAGAEQHLTVAENSLQVARGDDVAEGDVIGVTRHWALGPLMWGLWTTLWLSLVSGVLGLFIGLATGLCRLSNNPTLRDLSTIYVELVRGTPLLVQIFIFYFFIGTVLNLSREFAGIAALSLFTGAYVAEIVRAGVQSIARGQGEAARSLGLSASQSMRHVVLPQAFKRVLPPLAGQFISLVKDTSLVSVIAITELLKSGREVITTSFSPFEILFCVAGLYLLINLPLSKMASRLERRLAQSD
- a CDS encoding amino acid ABC transporter ATP-binding protein; translation: MIEVRDLVKVFDTRGQVVRAVDHVTTQVAKGEVLVVIGPSGSGKSTFLRCLNGLEEFDSGSVSIDGLQLADPKTDVNAYRREVGMVFQHFNLFPHMTVLENLCLAQKVVRKRGKKEREAKALALLEKVGIAQKANEFPSRLSGGQQQRVAIARALAMEPKVMLFDEPTSALDPEMVGEVLDVMKTLALEGMTMVCVTHEMGFAREVADRVLFFDHGKLLEDAAPAQFFDSPKDPRAQAFLRQVL
- the hutI gene encoding imidazolonepropionase; the protein is MKTLWQHCHIATMAQGEYSIIEDGAIVTAGTLIEWIGPRAKLPRGDYTHTHDLQGAWVTPGLIDCHTHTVFGGNRSGEFEQRLQGVSYAEIAAAGGGIASTVRATRAATEDELFDSSRKRLRSLLRDGVTTVEIKSGYGLDLANERKMLRVARRLGQELPVSVRATCLAAHALPPEYKDRADDYIEHICNEMLPALAAEGLVDAVDAFCEYLAFSTEQVERVFKVAQRLGLPVKLHAEQLSSLHGSSLAARYQALSADHLEFMTEEDAIAMAASGTVAVLLPGAFYFLRETQLPPMDALRKHGVKIAIASDLNPGTSPALSVRLMLNMACTLFRMTPEEALAGATRHAATALGMGDTHGSLEVGKVADFVAWQIDRPADLAYWLGGELDKRVVRHGVDVTV